The window TTATGCCGGAGTATTTTCAATCAATAAATTTCAATATAAAGTAAGAGGGAAGAAGCAAATTCTCTAAAAGTCCGGATAAGCCGGGAGTCAGGAACATGGAAAGGTGGAAAGACATACCTGGAGCGTGACAGGCAAAAGGAGGAAGAATAAAGAATAAGGATATAGGCGGGGTGGAGACAAAGGAAATCAGCTTATAAAAAATCCTGCAGGTAAAAGAGTTGAATGTTTATCAAAGGAGGGTGAGAAATTAAGAAGCTTCTATTAATAATAAGGTCAAAAAATCAGAGAGAGTTTTCTTATGAGATGTGATCATTTCCAAGACGCAGCAGAAAGTGGTAAAAGAAAATCTTTGGATACAGATTAAGGTCAGGGACCTGATGCTGGGTTATATGAGCCAATGAATATTAAAATATAAAAATATATTGTATTTTCAGAAAAATTATGGTATGATAACCTGTGTTTGACTATAGGAGGTGGAAACGTGATCAGGATTATTTTATCAATCATATTTGTTATCATATGTGTTGCTTTATCAGCAATAATTCTTTTACAGGAAGGAAAGAGTCAGGGCCTGGGTTCTATCGGCGGTATGGCAGATACCTACTGGGGCAAAAATAAAGGCCGTTCCATGGAAGGAAAGCTGGAGAAATTCACAAAATACGGAGCAGTCCTGTTTTTTATTCTGGCACTGGTACTGAATCTGAATATACTGTAAGGACAAAACACTCTTGTATGGTAACAAGGGTGTTTTTTTCACATTATGGGAAGATTTTGTAATACCTCCCGGTAAAGTGCGGATAATAAAGAAAAGAATAAAAGATTAATAGATAAAAATGATATTTAAGAGAGGAAGACAATGACAGAAGAACAATTAATGCAGCGGAAAGCCATGCTTCTCCAGCTGTTTGAAGACCCTGCCTATGTGCCTATGAAATTAAAGGAGCTGGCTATGCTTTTTGATATTCCCAAGGATCAAAGGGAAGATTTAAAAGAGGTACTGGATACACTTTTGGCAGAAGGAAAGATCGGTATATCACAAAAAGGAAAATACGGAAAACCGGACTTAGGTTCCATTGCCGGAATATTTTTTGGACATTCCAAGGGCTTTGGTTTTGTTACGGTGGAAGGACTGGATCAGGATATTTATATTCCGGAAGATAAAACAGGCGGCGCCCTTCACGGGGAT of the Lacrimispora indolis DSM 755 genome contains:
- the secG gene encoding preprotein translocase subunit SecG, with the translated sequence MIRIILSIIFVIICVALSAIILLQEGKSQGLGSIGGMADTYWGKNKGRSMEGKLEKFTKYGAVLFFILALVLNLNIL